In Deltaproteobacteria bacterium, the DNA window CCACCACCCGACTGATCGAAACACGTGTGACCGCTCCGGTCTCGGACAGCTGGACATCAAACGGATGCTGACGACATGTGACGGGGCGGTGTTCATAAATGGTGCAGCGATTCTCTCCGTCCAAGAACACGCAGTGCCCGCGAGTTGACCGGAGTCCCATCACTGCGGGCTTGTCGCTAAACGGTACCCAGAACGGACTTGATGCGGCCAATGCCACGCCGTCGTCGTCATAGAATTGCACGAAACTCGAGACTGCTTTTCCCGTACCGTCGACGATGCGTTGAATATCCGCATCTGTAAGGCACACCACGGTGTCGCGGCAGCAATTCCCACAACCGGTGCAATTGAAATGTAACAGCTTGTGCCAGCGTTCCTGTGTCATATGTCACGGCGTTCTTCTTATAGTATTCAGGTTGGAGACATTACGAGTCTCGCCACTTTTGCATCACCAGGA includes these proteins:
- a CDS encoding YkgJ family cysteine cluster protein; translation: MTQERWHKLLHFNCTGCGNCCRDTVVCLTDADIQRIVDGTGKAVSSFVQFYDDDGVALAASSPFWVPFSDKPAVMGLRSTRGHCVFLDGENRCTIYEHRPVTCRQHPFDVQLSETGAVTRVSISRVVECPHDWTGKLTRRGLRTLLCWNDRQVTRYFAKIRQWKRMRDMSKTPRAFLRFLGFAT